DNA sequence from the Marinilongibacter aquaticus genome:
AAAAGTCTTTTGATGAAACTGCCCGCTTTAGCAAATTCAATTATTATTCTTGACGAAGTGCAATCCATTCCTTATAAATATTGGGAATTGGTAAAAAATGCGTTGAAGGTGATTGGCAGCACGTATAAGTGCTACTTTATATTGATGTCGGCTACCCAGCCTCTGATTTTCAATCCCGAAAATGAAATCATTGAACTTGTTCCCGATTTTAAAAAGTATTTCACCTACTTCAATCGGACAAGAATTGTGAATAAATTAAGTGAATCGCATACCATAGCTTCCTTCGGAGAAGAAGTAATGAATTATTTGGAAGGATTCCCGGAAAAAGATTGCCTGATTATCCTGAATACAAAAGGACAAACAAGGGAAGTCTTCAAACAGCTATGTGAGACCGAAACCTTCAGTGATGACGAAATTTACTATTTGTCAACTTTGATTACGCCTCATGAAAGAAAAAGGATATTCGATTTGATTAAACGCAAATCCAAGCAACGAAAAATTATTGTCTCCACCCAATTAATCGAAGCGGGGGTTGACATTTCGGTGGATGCCGTGTTTCGTTGTATTGCACCCCTCGATTCCATCATTCAAGCCGCCGGGCGTGCGAACAGGTACAATGAAAAAAGGAGTCAAGGAGAGGTGTATTTGTATGACATAGACGAACTGAAAAAATCAAGTTCGCTGATTTATGGGGCTGAATTGCTCCAAAAGACCCGGAATATTTTCAAAAATATTGCCGTAATCGAGGAAAAGGAGTATTTAAAAATCATTGAATCCTATTTTAAAGAAGTCAGAAAGCAATCAGACGCAACTGAATCTTATTTTTTCCAGGCGATACAGAATCTTGAATTTAAAACTCTTGGCCAGTTTAAACTTATTGAAGAAGAACTTGAAACCGAATCGGTTTTTATCCAGCTAAACGAAGAAGCAAAAAAAGCTTGGGAAAGCTATGTTTCCATTTACACGAAAGACATTCCAAGTTATCTTAAAAAACAAGAATTTTCAAAAATCAAATCTGTTTTCTATGACTATGTAATCAACGTTCCTGTGAAAAGGAATGAACAAGAAATAAGTTTTGACTCTCCAAAAACGATGGGCTTTTATGTATCAGAATACAAAAAACCTTCGGCATTTTATAAATATCATCCGACAGATTTCAAACAAAATATTGGCTATTCCGAACCTTTAACCATTGTACAATGACCATGCCCCACCCCACCGCTCAAATCACCAGGATCGCATTCCCCGAAATCGCCCTTCGGATGCGGGATGCCCATAAATTAAGAGGCTATTTCGGCAATCTGTTTAAGGAGCAATCACCCCTCCTGAGCAACCATTTCAGTGACGGCACCCTGCGGTACCGCTACCCACTGATACAATACAAGGTTGTGGATAAAATCCCAATGTTAGTGGGCATTGGAGAAGGGGGCGACCTCTTGGTAGAACTCTTTCTTAAAGTAACCTCTTTAGATATTGGCGGTAATCATATTCCCGTATTGAGCAAAAATATCAATCGCCAAGAATACACTTTAGGGGTTGATTCAGATTTGCACGAATACCGATTTGCCACTTCTTGGATGGCCCTCA
Encoded proteins:
- the cas3 gene encoding CRISPR-associated helicase Cas3' — encoded protein: MKSISHQGVPLIRHLESVANSCRDKINSLTLEEDVQPTLAMLGYICGAFHDLGKATVFFQEYILSNGKIINGPKNHALISSLFVKEISRLYLEKIDFNKDEQALLSHFCFTSVKRHHGKLSDFQEELTETVNKTDELKEQIDHFNEADVQQILDYFLPQIGVIYTFDAFKKYIKESVYDTTFDEFRDDYLLEGDFPKLPTNEKIKFHFYHQLLFSTLLLSDKSDVILKGQTLDESAVLGFERLQKFRKENGFDSAKTDLNAIQNEAFFNALNHLKKVFSINQHIYSLTLPTGIGKTMTSFGIALKLRELLGKSCSGMVVAIPFTSIIDQNFQVYERIIANSNSTLILKHHHLAEPKYKLDDDELEIGKSSFLIETWQSQLVVTTFVQLLNSIFSNDKSLLMKLPALANSIIILDEVQSIPYKYWELVKNALKVIGSTYKCYFILMSATQPLIFNPENEIIELVPDFKKYFTYFNRTRIVNKLSESHTIASFGEEVMNYLEGFPEKDCLIILNTKGQTREVFKQLCETETFSDDEIYYLSTLITPHERKRIFDLIKRKSKQRKIIVSTQLIEAGVDISVDAVFRCIAPLDSIIQAAGRANRYNEKRSQGEVYLYDIDELKKSSSLIYGAELLQKTRNIFKNIAVIEEKEYLKIIESYFKEVRKQSDATESYFFQAIQNLEFKTLGQFKLIEEELETESVFIQLNEEAKKAWESYVSIYTKDIPSYLKKQEFSKIKSVFYDYVINVPVKRNEQEISFDSPKTMGFYVSEYKKPSAFYKYHPTDFKQNIGYSEPLTIVQ
- a CDS encoding CRISPR-associated endonuclease Cas6, whose product is MTMPHPTAQITRIAFPEIALRMRDAHKLRGYFGNLFKEQSPLLSNHFSDGTLRYRYPLIQYKVVDKIPMLVGIGEGGDLLVELFLKVTSLDIGGNHIPVLSKNINRQEYTLGVDSDLHEYRFATSWMALNQENYQKYNRYSDDEKECQLKQILKRNVLNVYSVFRHKEPEQIMVNLNVNPHPLKFKNQNLLGFSGGFVSNALIPDYLGLGKSPSRGFGTIVHQK